The following proteins are co-located in the Candida dubliniensis CD36 chromosome 3, complete sequence genome:
- a CDS encoding adrenodoxin homolog, mitochondrial precursor, putative (Similar to S. cerevisiae YAH1;~In S. cerevisiae: required for formation of cellular iron-sulfur proteins; involved in heme A biosynthesis; homologous to human adrenodoxin) has protein sequence MFRLIPRLKPIIPSINRISVSIKPPLPPPTSPSTPQQCHVLRAFHTSPISHHGHLKKPNPGEELHITFITKDGKQLTYEVAEGDNILDIAQAHNLDMEGACGGSCACSTCHVIVDPEYYDKLEEPDDDENDMLDLAFGLTETSRLGCQVKMTKELDGLRVALPAMTRNLQSRDFN, from the coding sequence ATGTTTAGATTAATACCAAGATTAAAGCCAATAATACCATCGATAAATCGTATTTCTGTGTCGATCaaaccaccactaccaccaccaacatcACCATCAACTCCACAACAATGTCATGTATTACGAGCTTTCCATACATCACCAATTTCTCATCATGGCCATCTTAAAAAACCTAATCCAGGCGAAGAGTTACATATTACATTTATAACCAAAGATGGCAAACAATTAACTTATGAAGTTGCTGAAGGGGATAATATTTTAGATATAGCACAAGCTCATAATTTGGATATGGAAGGAGCATGTGGTGGTTCTTGTGCCTGTAGTACATGTCatgttattgttgatcCAGAATATTATGATAAATTAGAAGAacctgatgatgatgaaaatgatatgTTGGATTTGGCATTTGGATTGACTGAAACTTCACGATTAGGATGTCAAGTTAAAATGACTAAAGAACTAGATGGACTTAGAGTGGCATTACCGGCTATGACTAGAAATTTACAATCACGagattttaattaa
- a CDS encoding nuclear regulatory subunit of serine-threonine phosphatase, putative (Similar to S. cerevisiae SDS22;~In S. cerevisiae: conserved nuclear regulatory subunit of Glc7p type 1 protein serine-threonine phosphatase (PP1), functions positively with Glc7p to promote dephosphorylation of nuclear substrates required for chromosome transmission during mitosis): MSDNYRLSLDSLLPIEIIYQILHYAGIENLVQLLPTPACAYHECFFIQNNPNIKRAIDNLIVASNITFNNRLVQCSLIHIYLRTRSYLQKHNLRFLPSKQSTLQLLSYCQSQNISIIITISYYVSTFSDLWDFIELLKSQHQTDSLIRYNLELEIIPGFLYNFNLNYVFDQIADSIGPLVETIMVYNYSGSFIFKNENFPYLKNLWFEDSNIKFNSNLPSTIKLLHLYPNRFGWNNNEPIIIKHQLPYQLEKLNIGNCTIKNQATINNLDNLSSITLYMVKDSSTNSSGQYIKQLVTNNLVNKKLNSLKVDFIWDSQRNLLHLPQLLLPNNDNDSDNERKFTCEKSMKNLQTLSVTNYIPTGVSNWKNLTSLKISRINNPQIFENCGKFPDSLQNLKLPNNNIKDLSVIDRLIDPTNVANTRLKYLSFSDNPIDWNLYIPNFTRFTRLKYFKLSNTQIGKNFHKLNYPDSVEELSLEVNQISSIEGIKFPKNLKNLGIGSNWIKKIYRPHLPYTIETIHLTENKLTQVDLSCNNQGQKLLIEILYLNFNPLSNFKQIKLPKHLKILNMDNCKFKSISNIEFCSSLVELSFNGCELFRFENVSWSEEEREEEEEEEENDRSQLSSPGLKYLNLSQNELTHLNARFPSTLQVLNLSMNKLSNLTGPLASTLQDLDQLQVLNLSSNQFQKFQIHFNSTNLKVLDLSFNSLKSINLTFPKNTITKLQTLNLCSNKLTFVNDIMIGHNKNLTQHENLIEIDLTNNKIKSINNNDNGGILQLSHFPQSLKCFFIGHAGQQDRFGYDMAKNVIIDKDSNNGLCKTKRIDIP; this comes from the coding sequence ATGTCTGATAATTATCGTCTATCTTTAGATTCGTTATTACCAATCGAGATTatatatcaaatattaCACTATGCGggtattgaaaatttagTTCAATTATTGCCCACACCAGCGTGTGCTTATCATGAATGCTTCTTTATCCAGAACAATCCCAATATAAAGCGAgctattgataatttaattgttgcCAGCAATATAACTTTCAACAATCGATTAGTTCAATGTTCATTGATTCATATATACCTAAGAACACGATCGTATTTACAGAAACACAACCTCCGGTTCTTGCCATCAAAACAATCAACTTTACAATTACTTTCATATTGTCAATCACAAAATATCTCCATCATAATAACCATAAGTTATTATGTATCGACATTCTCTGACTTATGGGATTTTATAGAATTATTGAAGAGTCAACACCAAACTGATAGTCTTATAAGATACAATTTGGAATTAGAGATCATCCCGGGATTTCtatataatttcaatttgaattatgtttttgatcaaattgCCGATTCAATTGGTCCATTAGTTGAAACAATAATGGTTTACAATTATAGTGgatcatttattttcaaaaatgagAATTTCCCATATCTCAAAAATTTATGGTTTGAAGATAGcaatattaaattcaattctaatttgccatcaacaataaaattattacattTATACCCAAATAGATTTGGATGGAATAATAATGAACCAATTATCATAAAGCATCAACTACCGTATCaacttgaaaaattgaatatcgGCAATTGTACTATCAAGAATCAAGCCACCATTAACaatcttgataatttatcatcGATAACACTTTATATGGTGAAAGATTCAAGTACCAACAGTAGTGGCCAGTATATAAAACAACTTGTGACAAACAATTTGGTTAATAAAAAACTAAACAGCTTAAAAGTTGATTTTATATGGGATTCACAAAGAAATCTACTTCATCTACCACAATTACTATTACCAAACAATGATAATGACAGTGACAATGAGAGAAAATTTACTTGtgaaaaatcaatgaaaaatttgcaaACTTTATCAGTTACTAACTATATACCTACTGGTGTTTCTAATTGGAAGAATTTAACCAGTTTAAAAATTCTGAGGATCAATAACCctcaaatttttgaaaattgtgGCAAGTTTCCTGATAGTTTACAAAATTTGAAGTTACCTAATAATAACATTAAGGACTTATCAGTGATTGACAGATTAATTGATCCCACAAATGTTGCAAATACTAGGTTGAAATATTTAAGTTTTTCCGATAATCCCATTGATTGGAACTTATATATCCCCAACTTCACTCGATTTACAAgattgaaatatttcaaacTATCCAATACTCAAATTGGTAAGAATTTCCATAAATTAAACTATCCTGATTCCgttgaagaattatcattagAAGTCAATCAAATATCAAGTATTGAAGGAATCAAATTTCccaaaaatttaaaaaatttaggAATTGGATCAAATTGGATTAAAAAGATATATCGACCTCATCTCCCATATACTATTGAAACAATTCATTTGACTGAAAATAAGCTTACTCAAGTTGATTTGAGTTGTAATAATCAAGgacaaaaattattaattgaaattttataTCTAAATTTCAATCCATTGTCAAATTTCAAGCAAATTAAACTACCTAagcatttgaaaattttgaatatgGACAATTGTAAATTTAAAAGTATATCAAATATAGAGTTTTGTTCATCTTTAGTTGAATTGAGCTTTAATGGTTGCGAGTTATTTCGATTTGAAAATGTCTCATGGTCTGAAGAAGAAcgagaagaagaagaagaagaagaagaaaatgacAGAAGCCAATTGTCATCGCCAGGGTTAAAGTACTTAAATTTATcacaaaatgaattgacTCATTTAAATGCACGGTTCCCGTCAACCCTTCAAGTACTAAATTTGTcaatgaataaattgaGCAATTTGACCGGCCCCTTAGCATCAACACTCCAAGATTTGGATCAATTACAGGTGTTGAATTTATCCAGTAATCAATTTCAGAAATTCCAAATacatttcaattcaacCAATTTAAAAGTGCTAGActtatcatttaattcacTTAAGTCAATTAATCTAACTTTCCCGAAAAATACTATTACTAAACTTCAGACGTTGAATTTATGTCTGAATAAATTAACATTTGTAAATGATATTATGATTGGTCATAATAAGAACTTGACTCAACATGAAAACctaattgaaattgatttgactaataataaaattaaatcaatcaacaataacGATAATGGAGGGATCCTTCAATTGTCTCATTTCCCTCAGTCATTGAAATGTTTTTTCATTGGTCATGCTGGTCAACAAGATCGATTCGGTTATGATATGGCAAAAAATGTTATAATTGACAAGGATAGTAATAATGGGTTATGTAAAACCAAAAGAATAGATATTCCATAA
- a CDS encoding mitochondrial external NADH-ubiquinone oxidoreductase precursor, putative (Similar to S. cerevisiae NDE1;~In S. cerevisiae: a type II NAD(P)H:quinone oxidoreductase that catalyzes the oxidation of cytosolic NADH; Nde1p and Nde2p provide cytosolic NADH to the mitochondrial respiratory chain), whose protein sequence is MFTRSLVKGSGRIATTRSLVNNSTSWVLKNQFKKYSTSTPPKVTKSKSSTIGKIFKYTLYTAVISVIGSVGFIGYKIYEESQPVDQVKQTPLFPNGEKKKTLVILGSGWGAISLLKNLDTTLYNVVIVSPRNYFLFTPLLPSVPTGTVELRSIIEPVRSVTRRCPGQVIYLEAEATSINPKTNELTIKQSTTVVSGHSGKDTSSSKSTVAEYTGVEEITTTLNYDYLVVGVGAQPSTFGIPGVAENSTFLKEVSDASAIRRKLMDVIEAANILPEDDPERKRLLSIVVCGGGPTGVEAAGEIQDYIDQDLKKWVPEVADELKVSLVEALPNVLNTFNKKLIEYTKEVFKDTNINLMTNTMIKKVNDKSLIANHKNPDGSTETIEIPYGLLIWATGNAPRNFTRDLISKVDEQKNARRGLLVDERLKVDGTDNIFALGDCTFTKYPPTAQVAFQEGEYLANYFDKLHAVESLKYTIANPTPKDNVEKLSRKLARLEKNLPHFIYNYQGSLAYIGSEKAVADLVWGDWSNISSGGSFTFLFWRSAYIYMCLSVKNQVLVVLDWAKVYFFGRDCSKE, encoded by the coding sequence ATGTTCACTAGATCATTGGTTAAAGGTAGTGGCAGAATTGCTACTACTAGATCATTGGTCAACAATTCTACTAGTTGGGTTTTGaagaatcaattcaaaaaatattcCACATCAACTCCTCCTAAAGTtaccaaatcaaaatcttcGACAATCGgtaaaatattcaaatacACTTTGTACACTGCTGTGATATCGGTTATTGGTTCTGTCGGTTTTATCGGTTACAAAATTTACGAAGAGTCCCAACCTGTCGACCAAGTGAAACAAACTCCATTGTTCCCTAATggtgaaaaaaagaaaactttgGTCATTTTGGGTTCTGGTTGGGGTGctatttcattattgaaaaacttGGATACCACCTTGTATaatgttgttattgtttccCCAAGAAACTATTTCCTTTTCACTCCTTTGTTACCATCCGTTCCTACTGGCACTGTTGAATTGAGATCTATTATTGAACCAGTCAGATCAGTCACCAGAAGATGTCCTGGTCAAGTTATCTATCTTGAAGCAGAAGCTACTAGTATTAACCCTAAAACTAATGAGTTGACAATTAAACAAAGTACTACCGTTGTTTCTGGTCATTCTGGTAAAGATACTTCCTCCTCTAAATCAACTGTTGCCGAGTACACTGGGGTTGAAGAAATCACCACGACATTGAATTATGACTATTtagttgttggtgttggtgcTCAACCATCTACGTTTGGTATTCCTGGGGTTGCTGAGAATTCGacatttttgaaagaagTCAGTGATGCTTCTGCtattagaagaaaattGATGGATGTTATTGAGGCTGCTAATATTTTACCTGAAGATGATCcagaaagaaagagattATTGTccattgttgtttgtgGAGGTGGTCCAACTGGTGTTGAGGCTGCTGGTGAAATCCAAGATTATATTGACCAAGATTTGAAGAAATGGGTTCCTGAAGTTGCCGATGAATTGAAAGTCTCTTTGGTGGAAGCTTTACCAAATGTTTTGAACACattcaacaagaaattgattgaatataCCAAAGAAGTTTTCAAGGACACTAATATTAACTTGATGACTAATACCATGATTAAAAAAGTCAATGATAAAAGTTTGATTGCCAACCACAAAAACCCTGATGGATCTACTGAAACTATTGAAATTCCATATGGTCTTTTGATTTGGGCTACTGGTAATGCACCAAGAAATTTCACTCGTGATTTGATTTCCAAAGTtgatgaacaaaaaaatgcCAGAAGAGGTTTATTAGTTGATGAAAGATTAAAAGTTGATGGTACTGATAACATTTTTGCCTTGGGTGATTGTACTTTTACAAAATACCCACCAACTGCTCAAGTTGCCTTCCAAGAAGGTGAATATTTAGCCAATTATTTTGACAAATTACATGCTGTTGAGTCTTTAAAATACACCATTGCCAACCCAACTCCAAAGGAcaatgttgaaaaattgtcAAGAAAATTAGCTAGATTAGAAAAGAATTTACCTCATTTTATTTACAACTATCAAGGATCTTTGGCTTATATTGGGTCTGAAAAGGCTGTTGCTGATTTAGTCTGGGGTGATTGGTCAAATATAAGTTCCGGAGGTAGTTTTACCTTTTTGTTCTGGAGATCAGCTTATATTTACATGTGTTTATCTGTCAAGAACCAAGTGCTAGTTGTGTTAGATTGGGCTAAAGTCTATTTCTTTGGTAGAGATTGTTCTAAAGAATAG
- a CDS encoding vesicle transport V-snare protein, putative (spliced gene;~Similar to S. cerevisiae VTI1;~In S. cerevisiae: involved in cis-Golgi membrane traffic; v-SNARE that interacts with two t-SNARES, Sed5p and Pep12p; required for multiple vacuolar sorting pathways): MSESFNTYESEFQFAIQEAQTKISQINSVDAEQRKNYLKSIEGANEEAREVLDQMTIEVSNLPSNQRSSYNAKIRNYRTELDNLTVTYNKLLDAQDKVELFGSNRYTDGGVGGDTSEQRKQLLSNNSSLERSSQRLHDSQRIAMETENIGSNILNDLRSQREQINGARNTLSQADNYVDRSVQTLKTMGRRLTANKFISYGIIAVLILLIFLVLFSKFS, from the exons ATGTCAGAATCATTCAATACCTATGAATCGGAATTCCAATTTGCAATACAAGAAGCACAAACAAAGATATCACAAATTAATTCGGTTGATGCAG AGCAACGtaagaattatttaaaatcaattgaaggAGCCAATGAAGAAGCAAGAGAAGTACTTGATCAAATGACAATTGAAGTGTCGAATTTACCTTCAAATCAGAGATCGTCCTATAATGCTAAAATTCGAAATTATCGAACAGAATTAGATAATTTGACAGTGACCTATAATAAACTTTTAGATGCTCAAGATaaagttgaattatttgGTAGTAATAGATACACCGatggtggtgttggtggtgataCATCAGAACAACGTAAACAATTATTGAGTAACAATTCATCGTTGGAAAGATCATCTCAACGATTACACGATAGTCAAAGAATAGCTATGGAAACAGAAAATATTGGTagtaatattttgaatgatttaCGATCACAAAGAGAACAAATCAACGGTGCTAGAAATACGTTACTGCAAGCTGATAATTACGTTGATCGTTCAGTACAAACTTTGAAAACCATGGGTCGTAGATTGACGGCTAATAAGTTTATAAGTTATGGAATAATTGCCGTGTTGATCttgttaatttttttagttcTTTTCAGTAAATTTTCTTAG
- a CDS encoding glucosidase, putative, translating to MDGSTPEEKRLKDIKFRQWGSYVGERQWATVREDYSADGDAWSALTFDDSRSRAYRWGEDGLAGVSDRKQFVNVTMALWNGKDPILKEKLFGVTNSQGNHGEDVKEQYYYLDNTPTHSYMKYLYKYPQNEYPYKQLVEENQKRSRLEKEFEITDTDMFKNNEYFDVVMESAKGDAPDELYFRITAYNRSDKAASLHILPHCTLRNIWSWGADEYQEVKKPHVKQIDEYTIEVETEKFGKRYLVFAPSPGFEETDPDVEPQLIFTENETNTKKLYNQENKSKYVKDAFHEYVVDGKQEVINPEKQGTKAAAWFTFNDIPAGEYVTIRYKFTNDSSEVDEFELDNIISKRQAEADEFYWHITPYPISDDLRQVQRQGFAGLLWTKQFYYFVHNYWANGDPNTIKPPMNRANGRNKEWKHLYTDEILSLPDKWEYPFFAAWDSAFHCIPFAMIDPRFAWMQLDHLVREWYMHPNGQIPAYEWNFSDVNPPVHAWAAYRVFKIERKMYGVESLDYLESIFQKLLINFTWWVNRKDAEGKNVFEGGFLGLDNIGVFNRSEELPTGGSLEQADSTGWMAFYSLQMLNIALELAKTRPVYENIASKFFEHFIIIADAMTFRGGDGDDSTKDALWDDKDKFYYDAIRYSDHHVESLHVRSLVGLIPLYASLTIEPDLLNRYPSFKKRLNWFLVHQKKMSERNIASMETRGVGERMLLSLVSKERLLAILDRMLNEDEFLSEYGIRSLSKYHKDHPYVKEVNGEKFTVAYLSGESDSGMFGGNSNWRGPIWFPTNFLLVEALQRFYLYYGPDLKVECPKGSGDYLNLAQCAQEIQHRLIRIFLPDEAGDRACNGGVEILNRDPLFKDYVPFYEYFDGDSGRGLGASHQTGWTSLVTKWIHDNAASNRVPRTPQTPKNRRRESVFLHASEEANDDDEEELQKYVPKCGPMPGTLARRKSGKSLLNLTVNALDLGDDEGNATTKAAVCGQLNEGKSISEEELERLHKVQSGASIDSNEAAQIDSDLLGQVRAAFKKFRTRTEEDEFEGDEFETRCS from the coding sequence ATGGACGGATCAACTccagaagaaaaaagattaAAGGATATCAAATTTAGACAATGGGGTTCATATGTTGGTGAAAGACAATGGGCTACGGTTAGAGAAGATTATTCTGCTGATGGTGATGCCTGGTCAGCCTTAACTTTTGATGATTCCAGAAGTCGTGCTTATAGATGGGGAGAAGATGGGTTAGCAGGTGTATCTGATAGAAAACAATTTGTTAACGTTACCATGGCTTTATGGAACGGGAAGGATCCTATTCTTAAGgaaaaattgtttggtGTAACCAATTCCCAGGGGAACCACGGTGAAGATGTTAAGGAACAGTATTACTACCTTGATAACACCCCTACCCATTCCTATATGAAATATTTGTACAAGTACCCCCAGAATGAGTATCCATACAAGCAATTGGTTGAggaaaaccaaaaaagatCACGATTGGAAAAGGAGTTTGAGATTACTGATACTGATATGttcaaaaataatgaatatttCGATGTTGTCATGGAATCGGCCAAGGGTGATGCTCCTGATGAATTGTATTTTAGAATCACTGCTTATAACCGAAGTGACAAAGCTGCTTCCTTGCATATCTTGCCTCATTGTACTTTAAGAAACATCTGGTCTTGGGGTGCTGACGAGTACCAAGAAGTGAAAAAACCACACGTTAAACAAATAGATGAATACACTATCGAGGTTGAAACAGAAAAGTTTGGTAAACGCTATTTAGTATTTGCTCCATCACCAGGATTTGAAGAGACTGATCCTGATGTTGAACCACAGTTAATTTTCACGGAAAATGAAACCAACACtaaaaaattatacaaccaagaaaataaaagcAAATATGTTAAAGACGCTTTCCATGAATATGTTGTTGATGGAAAACAAGAAGTGATTAACCCAGAAAAGCAAGGAACAAAAGCTGCTGCTTGGTTTACTTTTAACGATATCCCAGCAGGTGAGTATGTTACCATTCGTTACAAATTCACTAATGACAGTTCCGAggttgatgaatttgaattggacaatattattagtaaACGTCAAGCTGAAGCTGATGAGTTTTATTGGCATATTACACCTTATCCAATTAGTGACGATTTGAGACAAGTTCAAAGACAAGGTTTCGCTGGGTTACTTTGGACAAAAcagttttattattttgttcaTAATTATTGGGCAAATGGTGATCCAAATACCATTAAGCCACCAATGAATCGTGCCAATGGTAGAAACAAGGAATGGAAACATTTGTATACTGATGAAATTTTGTCCTTACCGGATAAATGGGAGTACCCTTTTTTCGCCGCTTGGGATTCTGCATTCCACTGTATCCCTTTTGCTATGATTGATCCTCGTTTTGCATGGATGCAATTAGATCATTTGGTACGTGAGTGGTACATGCACCCCAATGGACAAATTCCTGCTTATGAATGGAATTTTAGTGATGTGAACCCACCAGTACATGCATGGGCTGCGTATAGAGtgtttaaaattgaaagaaagatgTATGGGGTTGAAAGTCTTGATTATTTAGAATctattttccaaaaattgttgatcaatttcACGTGGTGGGTCAATAGAAAAGATGCCGAAGGAAAGAATGTTTTTGAAGGTGGGTTTTTAGGGTTGGATAATATTGGTGTTTTCAATAGATCAGAAGAATTGCCCACTGGTGGGAGTTTAGAACAGGCTGATTCAACTGGTTGGATGGCATTCTACTCTTTGCAAATGTTGAATATTGCTCTTGAGTTGGCCAAAACTAGACCAGTTTACGAAAACATTGCATCAAAGTTTTTCGAgcatttcattattattgccGACGCCATGACTTTTAGAGGTGGTGATGGAGATGACAGCACCAAGGATGCTTTATGGGATGACAAGGATAAATTCTATTATGATGCTATCAGATACAGCGACCACCACGTTGAATCGTTACATGTCAGATCTTTGGTTGGGTTGATTCCATTGTATGCTTCATTGACCATAGAACCTGATCTTTTAAACAGATACCCATCATTCAAAAAACGTCTTAATTGGTTTTTGGTTcatcaaaagaaaatgtcAGAAAGAAACATTGCCTCGATGGAAACTAGAGGGGTTGGTGAAAGAAtgttattatcattagttTCCAAGGAAAGATTGTTGGCCATTTTGGACAGAATGTtgaatgaagatgaattttTATCTGAATATGGTATTAGATCTTTATCAAAGTATCATAAGGATCATCCTTATGTCAAGGAAGTCAATGGGGAGAAATTCACCGTTGCTTACTTGTCAGGAGAATCTGATTCAGGGATGTTTGGTGGTAATTCAAATTGGAGAGGACCAATTTGGTTTCCAACTAATTTCTTATTAGTTGAAGCTTTGCAAAGATTCTATTTGTACTATGGACCTGATCTTAAAGTCGAGTGTCCTAAAGGGTCTGGTGATTACTTGAATTTGGCTCAGTGTGCTCAAGAAATCCAGCATCGTTTGATTCGTATCTTTTTGCCTGATGAAGCTGGTGATCGTGCTTGTAATGGTGGTGTGGAAATCTTAAACCGAGACCCACTTTTCAAAGACTATGTTCCATTTTATGAGTATTTTGATGGTGATAGTGGTCGAGGATTAGGGGCATCACACCAAACTGGGTGGACTTCATTGGTGACCAAATGGATTCATGATAATGCTGCTAGTAATAGAGTTCCAAGGACTCCGCAAACTCCTAAGAATAGAAGAAGGGAATCGGTTTTCTTGCACGCCAGTGAAGAGGCCAACGATGACgacgaagaagaattacAGAAATATGTTCCTAAATGTGGTCCAATGCCTGGTACTTTGGCTAGAAGAAAATCGGGTAAGTCATTGTTAAATTTAACTGTCAATGCCTTAGATTTGGGTGACGATGAAGGAAATGCAACTACAAAAGCAGCCGTGTGTGGTCAACTCAATGAAGGGAAATCGATCAGTGAAGAAGAGTTAGAAAGATTGCACAAGGTCCAATCAGGAGCTTCTATTGATTCAAATGAAGCAGCTCAAATTGATAGTGATTTATTAGGTCAAGTTAGAGCTGCATTCAAGAAATTCAGGACAAGaactgaagaagatgaatttgaaggagatgaatttgaaactaGATGTTCATGA